One Vicugna pacos chromosome 12, VicPac4, whole genome shotgun sequence genomic window carries:
- the MIURF gene encoding mitochondrial ribosome and complex I assembly factor AltMIEF1, translating into MASWSREAVLSLYRALLRQGRELRYTDRDFYLASIRREFRKNQKLEDPEARERQLEKGLVFLRSKLGGII; encoded by the coding sequence ATGGCCTCATGGAGCCGAGAGGCGGTGCTGAGTCTCTACCGGGCTCTGCTGCGCCAGGGCCGAGAGCTTCGCTACACTGATCGAGACTTCTACCTTGCCTCCATCCGCCGTGAGTTCCGGAAGAATCAGAAGCTAGAGGATCCTGAGGCCCGGGAGAGGCAGCTGGAAAAGGGCCTGGTCTTCCTCCGCAGCAAACTGGGAGGGATTATTTAG